From Candidatus Limnocylindrales bacterium, the proteins below share one genomic window:
- a CDS encoding fumarylacetoacetate hydrolase family protein — MDPIQVHLAAQMLWNAWQEGLKIENLPEACRPRTLEEGYAIQTALVTCSGRPVLGWKIAATSQAGQAHIGVDRPLAGRLLAGKISTSPATWPLGTNRMRVAELEFAFRLARDFPPRGRDYTVEEIMSGVASLHPAIEIPDSRFKDFDRVGAPQLIADNACACFFVLGNETTADWRSTELSTHPVSLILNSLHTDQGSGANVLGDPRIALTWLANELITRGEELKAGQIVTTGTCLRPVRIKPGDRVVGDFGLFGTVEVVFTD, encoded by the coding sequence ATGGATCCTATACAGGTACATCTGGCAGCCCAAATGCTTTGGAATGCCTGGCAGGAAGGTCTAAAAATCGAGAATCTACCTGAAGCCTGCCGCCCTCGAACCCTGGAGGAAGGATACGCCATTCAAACAGCCCTGGTGACCTGTTCCGGCCGGCCTGTTTTGGGTTGGAAGATAGCGGCAACCAGTCAAGCCGGACAGGCGCATATCGGTGTAGACAGACCGTTAGCAGGGAGATTGTTGGCGGGAAAGATAAGTACAAGTCCGGCTACGTGGCCTTTAGGTACCAACAGAATGCGTGTGGCAGAGCTGGAATTTGCCTTTCGCCTGGCCCGCGATTTTCCCCCTCGGGGTCGGGATTACACCGTGGAAGAAATTATGTCTGGTGTGGCAAGCCTTCATCCGGCCATTGAGATACCCGACTCCCGATTCAAGGATTTTGATCGGGTTGGAGCGCCACAACTTATTGCCGACAATGCCTGCGCCTGTTTCTTTGTGTTGGGAAATGAAACTACTGCCGATTGGCGAAGCACAGAGCTTTCGACCCATCCCGTTTCGCTCATCCTGAACAGCCTGCATACCGACCAGGGATCTGGAGCCAATGTTTTGGGCGATCCGCGAATTGCCCTTACCTGGCTGGCCAATGAGCTAATAACCCGGGGTGAAGAACTCAAAGCCGGCCAGATCGTTACCACAGGAACCTGCCTCCGACCTGTCCGGATAAAACCCGGGGATCGGGTAGTCGGGGATTTTGGTTTGTTCGGAACGGTTGAGGTGGTATTTACCGACTAG